The Sneathiella sp. P13V-1 genome includes a window with the following:
- a CDS encoding ABC transporter ATP-binding protein — protein MAETVLETSGLTMRFGGVVASDNVNFKLQARELRCLIGPNGAGKSTFFKCVTGLLTPSEGQVFMRGQETTGWHPHEIASLGVGIKTQVPNVMDGLSVYENIWIAARRFMSPKEAVRKTEEIIDRLALGSIAKADLGRLAHGERQRVELGLVAVADPWLVLLDEPAAGMTAEDVDRMSEIIHEMTKTAAVVIVEHDMQFIKSIASTVTVFHQGAVLMEDHVDKVMSDPVVRNVYLGKKAG, from the coding sequence ATGGCTGAAACTGTTCTTGAAACATCAGGCCTGACAATGCGATTTGGCGGAGTGGTCGCTTCCGACAATGTGAATTTCAAATTGCAGGCGCGGGAGCTTAGATGCCTTATCGGACCAAATGGTGCGGGCAAATCCACTTTCTTTAAATGTGTTACGGGATTGCTGACACCTTCCGAAGGCCAAGTGTTCATGCGGGGGCAGGAAACCACGGGCTGGCATCCACATGAAATTGCGTCCCTTGGTGTTGGGATCAAAACACAGGTGCCGAACGTAATGGATGGCCTATCCGTCTATGAAAATATCTGGATCGCAGCCCGCAGGTTCATGTCCCCTAAAGAGGCGGTTCGCAAAACGGAAGAGATTATTGACCGTCTTGCATTGGGATCTATTGCAAAGGCAGACCTTGGAAGATTGGCCCATGGGGAAAGACAACGGGTTGAGCTTGGTCTGGTTGCCGTCGCAGATCCTTGGCTGGTTCTTCTTGATGAGCCCGCTGCAGGCATGACAGCGGAAGATGTGGATCGCATGAGTGAAATTATTCACGAAATGACCAAAACAGCCGCCGTGGTGATTGTCGAACATGACATGCAGTTTATCAAGTCAATCGCTTCCACAGTCACGGTATTCCATCAGGGCGCAGTGCTTATGGAAGATCATGTGGACAAGGTCATGTCAGATCCTGTGGTCAGAAATGTATATCTAGGGAAGAAAGCGGGATGA
- a CDS encoding branched-chain amino acid ABC transporter permease, with protein sequence MPLMWKKQDFIALVVGLLLMWILPQIIGTHTLTILVVYAMLGLSLGLIWGFGGILCFGQAAFFGLGAYTYAVAAINIGESTFPMLLAIAVPSLFAALMGAMMFYGRLTDVYLGVITLVVTLILFKFVNSTAGPQYVIGEARLGGFNGIPGFPTLNIPGMPEEYIWGDALFYVCAVALLVVYFFVTWLLRTSFGRVAIGIRENETRISLMGYDVRARKTILFTIGAAIAGLAGGFFANWGEIVTPRLFSLGQSAEIIIWCIVGGLGTRFGPIIGAAGLAYLKFLLGQQTMIDNTLITGLILVLFVLFLPKGIVPAVSTLWQISFARRGGRKHRNRRTNRNVGNANG encoded by the coding sequence ATGCCCCTCATGTGGAAGAAACAGGACTTTATTGCCCTCGTAGTGGGCTTACTATTGATGTGGATCCTGCCACAAATCATTGGCACCCATACCCTGACAATTTTGGTGGTTTACGCCATGCTGGGACTTAGTCTGGGTCTCATCTGGGGCTTTGGCGGCATCCTCTGTTTTGGCCAAGCCGCGTTTTTTGGACTTGGCGCTTACACCTATGCGGTGGCGGCGATCAATATCGGTGAAAGTACATTTCCGATGCTTTTAGCCATTGCTGTTCCGTCACTATTCGCGGCTTTGATGGGCGCGATGATGTTTTATGGGCGACTGACCGATGTCTATCTTGGTGTGATCACGCTGGTTGTGACGCTTATCCTGTTCAAATTCGTGAACTCAACGGCTGGTCCGCAATATGTGATCGGCGAGGCGCGTTTGGGAGGCTTCAATGGCATCCCGGGTTTCCCCACGCTCAATATTCCAGGCATGCCTGAAGAATATATCTGGGGGGATGCGCTTTTCTATGTTTGTGCTGTCGCGTTACTCGTTGTGTATTTCTTTGTGACCTGGTTGCTCCGCACCTCATTTGGACGCGTTGCCATTGGCATCAGGGAGAATGAAACGCGTATCTCCCTCATGGGGTATGACGTGCGGGCGCGTAAGACGATCCTATTTACTATCGGCGCGGCGATCGCCGGGCTTGCCGGCGGCTTTTTCGCAAACTGGGGTGAAATTGTAACCCCTAGATTGTTCAGCCTTGGGCAGTCAGCCGAGATTATCATCTGGTGCATTGTGGGCGGTCTTGGGACACGTTTTGGGCCCATCATTGGGGCGGCTGGGCTTGCTTATTTAAAATTTCTTTTGGGGCAGCAAACGATGATTGATAACACCCTGATTACCGGGCTCATTCTTGTTCTGTTTGTTTTGTTCCTGCCTAAGGGCATCGTTCCAGCCGTCTCTACACTTTGGCAAATCAGTTTTGCCCGTCGTGGTGGGCGAAAACACAGAAATCGCCGAACAAATCGTAATGTGGGGAACGCAAATGGCTGA
- a CDS encoding ABC transporter permease subunit codes for MDLLFVILVEVLYAIASLALVSAGLAVVFGMMKVINLAHGEFMMMGGYATIVSVNLGVNVFVAMLIIAPLVVGLIGLVVERLIIRHLYGRLVDTMLATWGLSLFFIGVATMIFGNTTTSITTPITGFAVGDYQINGYNFFIIFVSIILLIGMYALLKATRLGLIARGTMQQSDIAAALGYSPDRIYMATFFCGSALSGFAGAILAPLVGLVPTSGGAYIAKAFITVIAGGPSLIAGLISSSSLFGLVNQIFTFSISPVFGEVALLVAAVILLRLLPQGVTGKFFKGKM; via the coding sequence ATGGACCTGTTGTTTGTCATACTTGTTGAAGTTCTTTACGCCATCGCGTCACTGGCACTGGTAAGTGCCGGGCTGGCGGTCGTGTTCGGGATGATGAAAGTTATTAATCTTGCCCATGGTGAATTTATGATGATGGGTGGGTACGCTACCATTGTCTCGGTGAATTTAGGTGTAAATGTATTTGTGGCCATGTTGATTATTGCCCCGCTGGTTGTCGGGCTGATTGGGCTGGTTGTTGAAAGATTGATCATTCGCCATCTCTATGGCCGTCTTGTGGATACCATGCTTGCTACATGGGGGCTTAGCCTGTTCTTCATTGGTGTTGCTACCATGATTTTCGGTAACACGACCACAAGTATCACGACGCCCATTACGGGCTTCGCCGTTGGTGACTATCAGATCAATGGCTATAATTTTTTCATCATCTTTGTCTCCATCATTTTGCTGATCGGTATGTATGCCCTGTTGAAGGCAACACGGCTTGGACTAATTGCCCGGGGCACAATGCAACAATCTGATATTGCAGCGGCGCTGGGGTACAGTCCAGATCGGATCTATATGGCGACCTTCTTTTGTGGCTCCGCTTTGTCCGGTTTCGCAGGGGCCATCCTTGCGCCTCTGGTTGGATTGGTGCCAACGTCAGGGGGCGCTTATATCGCCAAGGCCTTTATTACCGTCATCGCGGGCGGCCCGTCACTTATCGCAGGCCTGATCAGCAGCTCCAGCCTCTTTGGATTAGTGAATCAGATTTTCACTTTCAGTATTTCCCCTGTCTTTGGGGAGGTTGCCCTTCTTGTCGCGGCTGTCATTCTTTTGCGCCTTTTACCGCAAGGGGTAACCGGCAAATTCTTTAAGGGGAAAATGTGA
- a CDS encoding ABC transporter substrate-binding protein, whose protein sequence is MTNINRRNFMAAGAALGGAMMLPNWAVSADTIKLGSILDQSGPFDAYGKPMDMALRLAVSKINADGGLLGKKVEVVSYDTQSDMALYTQYGQQLTRQDKVDVVHGGILSASREAIRQTMRKSKTLYFYNVLYEGGVCDRNIFINGVTPAQQVEALIPYAMGKSGKKVYVLAADYNYGQIMAKWIQKIVADNGGETVEVDFFPLDVSDFGSTIAKIQTVGPDLIVAPLVGGAHLSFFRQWAAAGMKDKIPLASPTLGVGNEHKVLTPEEGNGIMVAYNYSQEIASSENDSFKKAWADAYNGDQSMHEIAVSNYHGILTWAEGVRKAGSFQRDDVVKALETGISIMGPGGKVTVDPKTHHAVLDVHLMEIQDQKMKVIKTLPQLQPIDTQAVCDLEANPKDNKQYEIKI, encoded by the coding sequence ATGACAAATATCAACAGACGTAATTTCATGGCCGCCGGGGCGGCTTTAGGCGGGGCAATGATGCTCCCAAACTGGGCAGTATCAGCCGATACGATCAAACTGGGTTCAATCCTTGATCAATCCGGACCTTTCGACGCCTATGGTAAGCCGATGGATATGGCGCTTCGTTTGGCTGTCTCAAAAATCAATGCAGACGGTGGTCTTTTGGGCAAAAAGGTTGAGGTTGTCTCCTACGATACACAGTCTGACATGGCGCTATATACACAATATGGTCAACAACTGACCCGCCAGGATAAAGTAGATGTGGTGCATGGTGGCATTCTGTCGGCATCACGCGAAGCCATTCGCCAGACCATGCGCAAATCAAAAACACTGTATTTCTACAATGTGCTTTATGAAGGCGGTGTTTGTGACCGCAATATCTTCATCAACGGCGTAACACCTGCCCAACAGGTAGAAGCCTTGATCCCATATGCCATGGGCAAATCTGGCAAGAAAGTCTATGTGCTGGCTGCTGACTATAACTACGGTCAGATCATGGCAAAATGGATCCAGAAAATTGTGGCCGATAATGGCGGTGAAACAGTTGAAGTGGACTTCTTCCCTCTGGACGTTTCAGATTTTGGATCAACCATTGCAAAAATCCAAACCGTGGGACCTGATCTTATTGTTGCGCCACTTGTTGGCGGAGCGCATCTTTCCTTCTTCCGTCAGTGGGCAGCAGCCGGAATGAAGGATAAAATTCCTTTGGCATCCCCAACTTTGGGTGTGGGTAATGAACATAAAGTTCTAACTCCGGAAGAGGGTAACGGCATTATGGTTGCCTATAACTATAGCCAGGAAATTGCCTCTTCCGAGAATGACAGCTTCAAGAAAGCATGGGCAGATGCTTATAACGGCGATCAGAGTATGCATGAAATTGCCGTCTCCAATTATCATGGCATTTTGACATGGGCAGAAGGTGTTCGCAAAGCAGGGTCGTTCCAGCGTGACGACGTTGTAAAAGCGCTGGAGACCGGTATTTCCATCATGGGACCTGGCGGTAAGGTGACCGTTGATCCGAAAACGCACCATGCGGTTCTGGATGTGCATCTGATGGAAATTCAGGACCAGAAGATGAAAGTCATTAAAACCCTTCCGCAGTTACAGCCAATTGATACTCAGGCTGTTTGCGATCTGGAAGCTAATCCAAAAGATAACAAGCAGTACGAGATCAAGATCTAG
- a CDS encoding flotillin family protein — protein MVWAVSIVILAVVLLLGIWFLQKFYVKATLNSAIVRTGFRGRRIVLDGGCLSLPILHQTKRVAMDAVSFSVSRTDREALLTSDQLRANVAMEFEFKVMPTTGGVAAAAQSLGAKIERGGEAIDFVLRGPLVDAMQAAAARRTLDEIHSERSDYTKEVEAAVAKKAEQFGLLLISASLLKVDEGDLAQFDENNSFVAQGRRRHAELIAEQRRERARIETETDLAIRESQLKKHQRHLEIEKTEREAAIAQKEMLDKLEAEARAKTEAAKAESDLKVQTARIEAEQKIQASKVANDETLRRSEMAAILSLEETKIENETQLAKLRAAEFETQALEEAARAQVLLAAEEVQAQKERAVAKREHEIADLKLRKEIELSASQAKSDAETLATKTKAEADAAKVLAAAEFAKAEAEAKGKVALINAENSMSRELIGMRLEERKLDRLPEIMTQMMKPVEKIDSIKINHIGGIGGQGSASGENGSESAFGSAMDQILGMAVRLPAMKQMGEEIGLDFDANLAGRTADYANRIKSKDEK, from the coding sequence TTGGTTTGGGCTGTTTCAATCGTCATTTTGGCTGTGGTTCTGTTGCTGGGGATTTGGTTTCTCCAGAAATTCTACGTTAAAGCAACACTAAATTCCGCGATCGTCCGGACAGGTTTTAGAGGGCGCCGTATTGTTCTGGATGGCGGTTGTTTGTCCCTTCCGATCCTGCATCAGACGAAACGCGTCGCGATGGATGCTGTGTCTTTCTCGGTATCCCGTACGGATCGAGAAGCCCTTCTGACGTCAGATCAACTTCGCGCGAACGTCGCGATGGAGTTTGAGTTCAAAGTCATGCCGACCACAGGGGGGGTCGCTGCGGCAGCTCAGTCTTTGGGGGCAAAAATTGAGCGCGGGGGTGAGGCGATTGATTTTGTTCTAAGGGGCCCGCTGGTTGACGCCATGCAGGCTGCCGCGGCGCGCCGTACCTTGGATGAAATCCACAGTGAGCGAAGCGATTATACCAAAGAGGTAGAGGCGGCTGTTGCCAAAAAAGCGGAACAGTTCGGGCTTCTCCTTATTTCCGCATCATTGCTTAAAGTCGATGAAGGCGATCTGGCGCAGTTTGATGAAAACAACTCTTTCGTTGCGCAAGGTCGCCGCCGTCATGCTGAATTGATTGCGGAGCAACGCCGTGAACGGGCGCGCATCGAGACTGAAACTGATCTTGCCATTCGTGAAAGTCAGTTGAAAAAGCACCAGCGTCATCTGGAGATCGAGAAAACAGAACGCGAAGCGGCCATCGCACAAAAGGAAATGCTGGATAAGCTGGAGGCGGAGGCACGTGCGAAAACCGAGGCGGCGAAGGCAGAATCCGATTTGAAGGTTCAGACGGCTCGCATTGAAGCGGAACAGAAAATACAAGCGAGCAAAGTGGCAAATGATGAAACGCTTCGCCGGTCTGAGATGGCAGCCATTCTAAGCCTTGAAGAAACCAAAATCGAAAATGAAACGCAGCTAGCCAAATTGAGAGCCGCTGAGTTTGAAACGCAAGCATTAGAAGAAGCGGCACGGGCGCAGGTATTGTTGGCTGCGGAGGAAGTTCAGGCGCAGAAAGAGCGTGCCGTTGCCAAGCGCGAGCATGAAATCGCTGACCTGAAGTTGCGAAAAGAAATTGAGCTTAGCGCCTCTCAGGCGAAAAGCGATGCGGAAACTCTTGCCACGAAAACTAAAGCCGAAGCGGATGCTGCCAAAGTGCTTGCGGCTGCAGAGTTTGCCAAAGCGGAAGCTGAGGCCAAGGGTAAAGTTGCACTTATTAACGCTGAAAATTCCATGAGCAGAGAGCTCATTGGAATGCGACTGGAAGAGCGGAAACTGGATCGTTTGCCAGAGATCATGACCCAGATGATGAAACCTGTCGAAAAAATCGACTCCATTAAAATAAACCATATCGGTGGAATTGGGGGGCAAGGGAGTGCCTCAGGTGAAAATGGCTCTGAAAGCGCTTTTGGATCCGCCATGGATCAGATCCTGGGGATGGCCGTTCGCCTTCCAGCAATGAAACAGATGGGCGAGGAGATTGGATTGGATTTTGACGCCAACCTTGCCGGCCGAACAGCAGATTACGCAAATCGCATCAAGTCGAAAGATGAGAAATAG
- a CDS encoding substrate-binding domain-containing protein, which produces MPNTHDAPLEGARLLVSDFMPAELRDLDDRLARPYDSVFRVGLLIPMCGSAGLWAPSCISSAQVAVSQLNNAGGICGKAIELVAIDSALEATDPVDEVVNNLIETNRIDAIVGMHISAVRQNLSKIVNQRIPYVYTPLYEGGENTKGIFAIGDTPEKQLGPALEHLSKSQNTKRWALIGNDYVWPRASNSYAKEKLQECGVTIAYEKYLPFGVADMESILVDLESAEADAVLISVVGQDAITFNRAFGEAKMHEKMIRFSCAIEENGLLACGEDNLHELYSASSYFGAISTPANASFREKYYQLHGENAPVLNALGQSTYEGMQFLAGLMKHHENDWKEKDSSCLDSIEFSSVREASRAGDLSKKRPMYLAKADGVTFQIVKTL; this is translated from the coding sequence ATGCCTAATACGCACGATGCCCCATTAGAGGGGGCGCGATTACTGGTTTCAGATTTTATGCCTGCCGAGTTGCGCGACCTGGATGACCGCTTGGCGAGACCCTATGACTCGGTGTTTCGGGTAGGTTTGCTGATACCCATGTGTGGCTCTGCGGGGCTTTGGGCGCCTTCCTGTATTTCAAGTGCCCAGGTTGCTGTTTCGCAACTTAACAATGCCGGTGGGATCTGTGGGAAAGCCATAGAACTGGTTGCCATCGACTCAGCGCTTGAAGCGACGGACCCGGTGGATGAAGTGGTAAATAATCTGATTGAAACCAACAGAATTGATGCAATCGTTGGGATGCATATCAGCGCTGTTCGCCAGAATTTAAGCAAAATTGTCAACCAACGAATCCCATATGTCTATACGCCGCTTTATGAGGGGGGAGAGAACACCAAAGGTATCTTTGCGATCGGGGATACCCCTGAAAAACAGCTTGGCCCAGCGCTAGAACATTTAAGTAAGAGCCAGAATACCAAGCGGTGGGCGCTCATTGGGAATGATTATGTCTGGCCTAGGGCGTCAAATTCCTATGCCAAGGAGAAACTGCAGGAATGCGGTGTTACGATAGCATATGAAAAGTATCTGCCTTTTGGCGTGGCTGACATGGAAAGTATCCTCGTTGACCTTGAAAGTGCCGAGGCAGATGCCGTGCTGATTTCTGTTGTAGGGCAGGACGCAATTACATTTAACCGTGCTTTTGGCGAAGCTAAAATGCATGAGAAAATGATCAGATTTTCCTGTGCCATAGAGGAAAATGGCCTGCTTGCATGCGGCGAAGACAATCTGCATGAGCTGTATTCCGCATCATCATATTTCGGCGCGATAAGCACACCTGCCAACGCTAGCTTCAGGGAAAAATACTATCAATTGCACGGTGAGAATGCACCGGTGCTAAACGCGTTGGGCCAGTCAACATATGAAGGAATGCAGTTTCTAGCAGGCCTTATGAAGCATCATGAAAATGATTGGAAGGAAAAGGACAGTAGCTGTCTGGACAGTATCGAATTTTCCAGCGTTCGTGAAGCGAGTAGAGCGGGTGATCTTTCAAAAAAACGACCAATGTATCTCGCAAAAGCAGATGGGGTGACTTTTCAAATCGTGAAAACCTTATAA